In Maledivibacter sp., the following are encoded in one genomic region:
- a CDS encoding YibE/F family protein, whose amino-acid sequence MIQLAKRILALVVLIFVSLSFYVYAEKDLSTYEKAKVLEVFIEDDIADEHVEAVQFVELKVLTGKYKNQIFNIENVQSGHPVYDIPVKVGDKVLVFIEELEDGTLEINITDYVRNNYIYILTITYIIILLLIGKYKGLKTIATLIFTMLMIFKVLLPLMLRGFNPVILTIVISATITIVTILIISGFTKKSFTAIVGTLSGVLIAGFLAFIIGTKVKLTGLSSEEAVMLLYIPQSIKFNFRDLLFCGILLGALGAVMDVSMSIASSTEEINRANANLTTKELFISGMNVGKDIMGTMSNTLILAYTGSTVPLMLLFMSYETSLLRIINLDIVATEIIRSLAGSIGLVLAIPLTAALSAILIKKD is encoded by the coding sequence GTGATACAGTTGGCAAAAAGAATACTGGCATTAGTTGTACTAATATTTGTTTCATTGAGTTTTTATGTTTATGCTGAAAAGGATTTATCTACCTACGAAAAGGCTAAGGTATTAGAAGTTTTCATTGAAGATGATATTGCTGATGAGCATGTTGAGGCCGTTCAATTTGTTGAATTAAAAGTTCTAACTGGCAAATATAAAAACCAGATTTTTAATATAGAGAATGTTCAATCGGGGCATCCCGTATATGATATTCCTGTAAAAGTCGGGGATAAAGTATTGGTATTTATTGAAGAACTGGAAGATGGTACATTGGAAATAAATATTACGGATTATGTAAGGAATAATTACATATATATACTTACTATTACATATATCATTATCCTATTGTTGATTGGAAAATATAAAGGTCTAAAAACCATAGCTACATTAATATTTACTATGCTCATGATTTTTAAGGTTCTTTTACCCTTGATGCTACGGGGATTCAATCCTGTTATCTTAACAATAGTAATATCGGCAACTATAACTATTGTGACAATTCTTATAATCTCTGGTTTCACAAAGAAGAGCTTTACCGCAATAGTGGGAACACTTTCTGGAGTACTAATAGCCGGATTTCTAGCCTTTATCATTGGTACAAAGGTTAAATTAACAGGATTATCTAGTGAGGAAGCAGTTATGCTTTTATATATTCCCCAAAGTATTAAATTCAATTTTAGAGATTTGCTTTTTTGTGGAATATTGCTAGGTGCATTAGGAGCAGTAATGGATGTTAGTATGTCCATTGCTTCATCAACTGAAGAAATTAATCGTGCTAATGCCAATTTAACTACAAAAGAGCTATTTATTTCCGGAATGAATGTTGGTAAGGATATAATGGGAACCATGTCAAATACATTGATTCTTGCATATACAGGTAGTACAGTACCCTTAATGCTGTTGTTTATGTCCTATGAAACATCTTTGCTGAGGATTATTAATTTAGATATTGTTGCAACGGAGATAATTCGTTCCCTTGCAGGGAGTATAGGTTTGGTTTTAGCCATACCCCTCACTGCGGCATTATCGGCAATACTCATTAAAAAGGATTAA
- a CDS encoding stage II sporulation protein P, with translation MKKNNRDYNMVSFLLVLITFMMISLSINIFFINNTVILATAEARFNKASTKVKQGNDNLFIHIINKSMSMLEINYKENGGKDTNILIKDFLAKAIDFDYKKPESLIKAQIPMIKNVEGDIDVHVSVDENEDYDTHDIYDAEEILNNPNTTINNNEKQLSQDNNLYEGDIQVISLDEKNNDEENNNKKQEDLNGNIEIVSTPVPAPKKIEHQMDKPLIFIYHTHATESYKPETVGNYHSLNRKYTVRAIGELMKGYLENSGFKVIQDDTVHDHPSYEGSYSRSLQTLNKNLKANPSLKVIFDIHRDGINNIDGLDKRDYEAIRKESCVEINGEKAARFSIVIGGGNDNVEELKQFAYYIKAISDEMYPGFATKIIIKESKAFKYKLNQYKSDYYALFEIGSNANTIEEAQRSAKYLSQVVNQALRKFVIKTN, from the coding sequence ATGAAAAAAAATAATAGGGATTACAATATGGTTAGTTTTTTGTTAGTGCTAATTACTTTTATGATGATATCCTTATCCATAAATATATTTTTTATTAATAATACTGTAATCCTTGCTACAGCCGAAGCCAGATTCAATAAAGCTAGTACTAAAGTAAAACAAGGTAATGACAATTTGTTTATTCATATTATTAATAAATCTATGTCCATGCTTGAGATTAACTATAAAGAAAATGGCGGAAAGGATACGAATATACTCATTAAAGATTTTTTAGCTAAGGCTATAGATTTTGACTACAAAAAACCTGAATCCTTAATAAAAGCACAGATTCCTATGATCAAAAATGTTGAAGGGGATATAGATGTCCATGTTAGTGTCGATGAGAATGAAGACTACGATACCCATGATATATATGATGCTGAGGAAATTCTTAATAATCCAAATACAACCATAAATAATAATGAAAAACAATTAAGTCAAGATAATAATCTTTATGAAGGAGATATTCAAGTAATAAGTCTTGATGAAAAAAATAATGATGAAGAAAATAATAATAAAAAACAAGAAGACTTAAATGGCAATATTGAGATAGTCAGTACCCCTGTACCTGCACCAAAAAAAATAGAGCATCAAATGGATAAACCATTGATATTTATATATCACACCCATGCTACAGAGTCATATAAGCCTGAAACAGTGGGGAATTACCATTCTTTGAATAGGAAATATACTGTTAGAGCCATAGGAGAGCTAATGAAGGGTTATCTTGAAAATAGTGGATTTAAGGTCATTCAAGATGATACTGTACATGATCATCCTTCCTATGAGGGATCCTATAGTAGATCCTTACAGACCTTAAATAAAAATCTTAAGGCGAATCCAAGCTTAAAGGTTATCTTCGATATACATAGGGATGGAATAAACAATATAGATGGATTAGATAAAAGGGATTATGAGGCTATTAGAAAAGAAAGCTGTGTTGAAATAAATGGAGAAAAGGCTGCAAGATTTTCTATTGTTATTGGGGGCGGAAATGATAATGTAGAGGAGTTAAAGCAGTTCGCTTATTATATAAAAGCTATTAGTGATGAAATGTATCCTGGGTTTGCAACAAAAATAATTATAAAAGAATCAAAGGCTTTTAAATATAAATTAAATCAATACAAATCAGATTACTATGCTTTGTTTGAGATAGGTAGTAATGCAAATACTATAGAGGAAGCACAGCGTTCAGCTAAGTATTTGAGTCAAGTAGTTAATCAAGCACTAAGAAAGTTTGTTATAAAAACTAACTGA
- a CDS encoding DNA internalization-related competence protein ComEC/Rec2 — protein sequence MYRRPIVGIAIALVLGIIVQFYLRLSMKIILTIISFNVLMIILLVSLKRKERIIIILCGIFFLGALHLEYNYCIKDPLNCFVNKKVELIGDCAQKYVTDKSVYIFNVNRVKYKGKSYEIKDKALLKIFDYKGISLNDKKVIVKGKLKIPDGARNPRMFDYNLYLKTQGIQTILNISSNNMKIIGDGNLPFLLKLRHEIKSYIYNKTLKILPDDEGKIALSMAFGDKKIINKNLYEEFKASGTAHALAVSGLHFGILFVFIDFILKSLKIQEKYKSSILVLLIWVFAFVVGFSPSVIRASSMITLCSLSNTFNRKYDLFSSLALICLVNVIINPFIIFNVGFQLSFFAVISIGLFYKPIYERLRVLPNFLRKMVSTTLSAQIGTSPIIAYHFNNFSLIAPIINIPIVILITFILPLSLVLFITLFVHMSIARFIAYFDKLLIKILIWTNSISSYIPFSSFNVISPSFLFLAAFYFGIMLIFYKDRIPYINKYKLREILLFFLIVVLGVYGFSLVSPKKIKVTFVDVGQGDCILIETPKGKNVLIDGGKYKKDFLSKFLLKNHISNIDLICISHIHNDHIGGIIDVINNVKFESVVIGTKIYSCEEYEELVKQCAVKNIPIKEFTRGKTITLEKNLTLTAIHPSPTPMGNTEDDINNNSLVIILKYKDFEVLLTGDIEKEAEQEIIKETFERDIDILKVCHHGSNTSSCGNFIDYFSPEIAVIQVGKNVFGHPHENTLNTLNKRKIKIYRNDNNGAVIIESDGDSIEVHTMIQ from the coding sequence ATGTATAGGAGACCTATTGTTGGTATAGCCATAGCCTTAGTTCTAGGGATTATAGTTCAATTTTATTTAAGATTATCTATGAAAATTATATTGACAATAATATCGTTTAATGTATTGATGATTATATTGTTAGTTAGTTTAAAACGTAAAGAAAGAATAATTATAATATTGTGTGGGATATTTTTTTTAGGGGCTCTACATTTAGAGTATAATTATTGTATCAAGGACCCTTTAAATTGTTTTGTTAATAAAAAGGTAGAACTTATTGGCGATTGCGCTCAGAAATATGTTACTGATAAAAGTGTCTATATATTTAATGTCAATAGGGTCAAATATAAAGGTAAAAGCTATGAGATTAAGGACAAAGCATTATTGAAGATATTTGATTATAAAGGAATAAGTCTTAATGATAAAAAAGTTATTGTAAAGGGTAAGTTAAAAATCCCCGATGGGGCTAGAAATCCTAGGATGTTTGATTATAATCTTTATTTAAAGACACAAGGTATACAAACTATACTGAATATAAGTAGTAATAATATGAAAATTATAGGGGATGGTAATTTACCCTTCTTACTAAAACTAAGACATGAAATTAAAAGTTATATCTATAATAAAACGTTGAAAATTCTTCCCGATGATGAAGGAAAGATAGCTTTAAGTATGGCATTTGGTGATAAAAAAATAATAAATAAAAACTTGTATGAAGAATTTAAGGCAAGTGGTACGGCCCATGCATTAGCAGTGTCAGGTTTACATTTCGGTATTCTTTTTGTTTTTATAGATTTTATATTGAAAAGTCTTAAGATCCAAGAGAAATATAAATCCTCGATACTTGTATTATTGATATGGGTTTTTGCATTTGTTGTTGGATTTTCGCCTTCCGTCATAAGGGCATCATCAATGATAACATTATGTTCTTTATCAAATACCTTTAATAGAAAATACGACTTATTTTCTTCTCTAGCATTGATTTGTTTAGTTAATGTCATAATAAATCCCTTTATAATATTTAATGTAGGTTTTCAGCTTTCATTTTTTGCGGTTATATCCATAGGATTATTTTATAAACCCATTTATGAAAGGTTAAGGGTGCTTCCTAATTTTTTAAGGAAAATGGTCTCTACAACTTTGTCGGCACAAATTGGTACTTCTCCCATCATTGCATATCATTTTAATAATTTTTCCCTTATTGCACCCATAATAAATATCCCAATTGTTATATTAATCACATTTATTTTGCCTTTGAGCCTAGTACTTTTTATTACATTATTTGTACATATGAGTATTGCAAGGTTTATAGCCTATTTTGATAAGCTGCTAATAAAAATATTAATATGGACAAACTCAATTTCCTCTTACATACCCTTTAGTAGTTTTAATGTTATTTCACCTAGTTTTCTGTTCTTAGCAGCCTTCTATTTTGGTATAATGTTAATATTCTATAAAGACAGGATTCCCTATATAAATAAATATAAGTTAAGGGAGATATTACTATTTTTTTTGATTGTGGTTTTAGGCGTTTACGGTTTTAGCCTTGTATCGCCTAAGAAGATAAAAGTAACCTTTGTGGATGTGGGACAAGGTGATTGTATACTTATAGAAACTCCGAAGGGAAAGAATGTATTGATAGATGGAGGTAAATATAAAAAGGATTTTTTGTCTAAGTTTTTACTTAAAAACCATATATCAAATATTGATTTAATATGTATTAGTCATATACATAATGATCATATTGGTGGAATAATCGATGTTATTAACAATGTGAAATTTGAGTCAGTGGTCATAGGCACCAAAATTTATTCTTGTGAAGAATATGAAGAATTGGTCAAACAATGTGCAGTGAAAAATATTCCTATCAAGGAATTTACCAGGGGTAAGACAATTACCCTAGAAAAAAACCTGACATTAACAGCCATACATCCTTCACCGACTCCAATGGGGAATACAGAGGATGATATAAATAATAATTCCCTAGTAATTATCTTAAAATATAAAGATTTTGAGGTATTATTAACGGGTGATATTGAAAAAGAAGCTGAACAGGAAATAATTAAGGAAACCTTTGAAAGAGATATTGATATACTAAAGGTTTGTCATCACGGAAGTAATACATCAAGCTGTGGAAATTTTATTGATTATTTTAGCCCCGAAATAGCAGTAATCCAAGTAGGAAAAAATGTTTTTGGACATCCACATGAAAATACCCTCAATACTTTAAATAAAAGAAAAATAAAAATATATAGAAATGATAATAATGGAGCTGTTATAATAGAATCTGATGGAGACAGCATAGAAGTTCATACAATGATTCAATAA
- the hemW gene encoding radical SAM family heme chaperone HemW, protein MKEIGLYLHIPFCIKKCRYCDFVSYNKNRVMIDAYIDALIKEMDMYGNRLEEYKVKSIFIGGGTPSILDIRKFDEIIKGLHRNFNISRDIEFTTESNPGTLTKEKLEFYNSVGINRLSMGLQSLNNDILKFIGRIHTKEEFMENYYSARNAGFKNMNIDLIYGLPGQSLKDWEATLKGVMQLKPEHISAYSLKIEEGTAFNKLYEEGKLSLPSDEEDREMYHLAINLLSKKGIEQYEISNFSRVGYECRHNLIYWNNEEYLGMGVSAHSYKNRNRCSNTNDIKEYIDYISKHKLPIVNEELKNKKDEIAETIFLGLRLNKGLDMSSFFTRFGMSIFELYGEKIDKLVSQGLLIIENNHIKLTSYGMDISNQVFVEFL, encoded by the coding sequence ATGAAAGAGATAGGATTATATTTGCATATACCATTTTGTATTAAAAAGTGCAGGTATTGTGATTTTGTTTCCTATAATAAAAATCGTGTCATGATAGATGCCTATATTGATGCTTTAATTAAAGAAATGGATATGTACGGAAATAGGTTAGAAGAATACAAAGTGAAATCAATTTTTATAGGAGGGGGCACGCCCTCTATACTTGATATAAGAAAATTTGATGAGATTATAAAAGGTCTTCATAGGAATTTCAATATATCCAGGGATATAGAGTTTACAACAGAATCTAATCCAGGAACATTAACTAAAGAAAAATTAGAGTTCTATAATAGTGTAGGGATAAATAGGTTGAGCATGGGGCTTCAAAGCCTCAATAATGATATTTTAAAGTTTATTGGAAGGATTCATACTAAAGAAGAATTTATGGAAAACTATTATTCCGCAAGAAATGCTGGGTTTAAAAATATGAATATAGATTTGATATATGGATTGCCAGGTCAGAGCTTAAAGGATTGGGAGGCTACTCTTAAGGGTGTAATGCAACTAAAACCTGAGCATATATCTGCATATTCCTTAAAAATAGAAGAAGGAACGGCATTCAACAAATTATATGAGGAAGGAAAGCTCAGTTTACCTAGTGACGAAGAGGATAGGGAGATGTATCATTTAGCCATTAACCTTTTAAGTAAAAAAGGTATTGAGCAATATGAGATTTCAAATTTTTCAAGGGTCGGATATGAATGCAGACATAATTTAATTTATTGGAACAATGAGGAATACTTGGGCATGGGAGTATCCGCCCATTCATATAAAAATAGAAATAGGTGTTCTAATACCAACGATATAAAAGAATATATTGACTATATTAGTAAGCACAAACTACCTATAGTAAATGAGGAGCTTAAAAACAAAAAAGACGAGATTGCTGAGACTATTTTTTTGGGACTTCGTTTAAATAAAGGACTAGATATGAGTAGTTTTTTTACTAGATTTGGAATGTCGATATTTGAGCTGTATGGAGAAAAAATTGATAAACTTGTAAGTCAAGGACTTTTAATTATTGAAAACAATCATATAAAGTTAACAAGCTATGGTATGGATATTTCAAATCAAGTTTTTGTTGAGTTTCTTTAA
- the holA gene encoding DNA polymerase III subunit delta: MAYKSLLKDIKEDNISKVYLFFGREKYLVNRAIEAIKHKYINNANDESFNFSFFDGFQDDIDVILNSCETLPFMGEKRIVIVRTKDAFSGSKSILSKDNEESLIKYLSKLPESTCLIFEAGEKIDKRKKIIKEIKSNGKILEFSKLDKYTLSKWIQKILNNNHKKIDSTSLDLLIDFLGYIDKNSSQTLYDVENELIKLCNYTADKSTIEAADIEKIMSKPLESNIFLLVDAVGDKNGNLALNLFNQMLAIGEPEGRILHMIVRQFKILNKVKLMVDRGYTATAIAPKISLPQYIAKKYVKQANFFTAKELLNILNWSLDADRKIKTGKMAPKLSIEVLITMFCK, encoded by the coding sequence ATGGCATATAAAAGCTTGTTAAAGGATATAAAAGAAGATAATATTTCAAAGGTCTATTTGTTTTTTGGTAGAGAAAAATACTTGGTCAATAGGGCTATTGAAGCCATAAAACATAAATATATAAATAATGCTAATGATGAAAGTTTTAACTTTAGTTTCTTTGATGGATTTCAAGATGATATTGATGTCATATTAAATTCTTGTGAAACCTTGCCTTTTATGGGTGAAAAGAGGATTGTGATTGTTAGAACTAAGGATGCTTTTAGTGGAAGTAAAAGCATTTTAAGTAAAGATAATGAAGAAAGTCTAATAAAATACTTATCCAAGCTTCCAGAGTCCACATGTTTAATTTTTGAGGCCGGAGAGAAGATTGATAAAAGAAAAAAAATTATAAAAGAAATAAAGTCTAATGGTAAAATTCTAGAGTTTTCAAAGCTAGATAAATATACCCTTTCAAAATGGATTCAAAAAATATTGAATAATAACCATAAAAAAATAGATAGTACTTCTTTAGACCTACTTATAGATTTCTTAGGCTATATAGATAAGAATTCTAGTCAAACACTGTATGATGTAGAGAATGAACTCATAAAACTATGTAATTATACCGCTGATAAATCCACTATTGAAGCCGCTGATATTGAAAAGATTATGAGTAAACCATTGGAAAGCAATATATTCCTATTGGTAGATGCAGTTGGGGATAAAAATGGGAATTTGGCGTTGAACCTATTCAACCAGATGCTTGCCATTGGAGAGCCAGAAGGTAGAATATTACATATGATCGTTAGACAATTCAAGATACTTAATAAAGTTAAGCTTATGGTAGATAGAGGATATACAGCTACAGCAATAGCACCCAAAATATCATTGCCCCAATATATTGCCAAAAAGTATGTTAAACAAGCCAATTTTTTTACTGCTAAGGAATTGTTAAATATATTAAATTGGTCATTGGATGCCGATAGGAAAATAAAAACTGGCAAGATGGCTCCGAAATTATCCATAGAGGTTTTGATAACAATGTTTTGTAAATGA
- a CDS encoding MBL fold metallo-hydrolase, translating to MKITILGNCGPYPRAGGACSGYLLEDEGFKILIDCGNGVLSRLLEKIGSLNEIDAIILSHLHSDHMSDIMVMRYAIGINQGKGKINKSIPLYAPNDPLDVYQKMQFKNAFILNELNKGSILTFGDMKITFELMSHPVRTYAVIVEKNGKKFVYTSDTRYCNGLRSISREADLLLCECNLLDKDLTKDVYHLSARQVGELATSTGVKKLLLTHIWPEYDLEEVVNEVKRSFLGDVEIATEYKTYDI from the coding sequence ATGAAAATAACGATTTTAGGTAATTGCGGACCATATCCTAGAGCTGGTGGAGCTTGCTCAGGGTATCTTTTGGAGGATGAAGGATTCAAAATTTTAATAGATTGTGGAAATGGTGTATTGAGTAGATTATTAGAGAAGATTGGAAGCTTAAATGAGATAGATGCAATAATATTGAGTCACCTACATAGCGATCATATGTCAGATATAATGGTTATGAGGTACGCTATCGGTATTAATCAAGGGAAGGGGAAGATAAACAAGAGTATACCCCTATATGCCCCAAATGACCCATTGGATGTATATCAGAAGATGCAGTTTAAGAATGCTTTCATCTTAAATGAGCTAAATAAAGGGAGTATATTGACCTTTGGTGATATGAAGATTACATTTGAGCTTATGTCTCATCCAGTAAGAACATATGCTGTAATTGTTGAAAAAAATGGCAAAAAATTTGTATATACTAGTGATACTAGATACTGTAATGGGCTTCGATCAATATCAAGGGAAGCGGATTTGCTTTTATGTGAATGCAATTTACTGGATAAGGATTTGACAAAGGATGTATATCATTTATCTGCTAGACAAGTTGGTGAGTTAGCTACCTCAACGGGAGTTAAAAAGCTTTTGCTAACCCATATATGGCCTGAGTATGACTTAGAAGAGGTTGTTAATGAAGTTAAGAGAAGCTTTTTAGGTGATGTAGAAATAGCGACGGAGTATAAAACCTATGATATATAA
- the gpr gene encoding GPR endopeptidase — MFQVRTDLAVEARELYKEEKQQEISGVEVEKDEVEDGIEITRVKITDDQGSQLMGRPVGSYITVEARGLKSADADIKDSVSKVMAKELVHLLPKKKNFSTFVVGLGNWDVTPDALGPQVVSKILVTRHLFKMYKKTEDPSMASVSAITPGVMGTTGIETSDIIKGIVEKSNPDLVIAIDALASRKMERVSTTIQISTTGISPGSGVGNQRKQLNQETLGVPVIAIGVPTVVDAATMTNDTIGMVVKALKSHSQKGSEFFKLLDDMKEDEKYALIKEVLEPYGANVIVTTKEIDKIITDISQIIANGINIALHPGVDLKDVNRYLQ, encoded by the coding sequence ATGTTTCAAGTAAGGACGGATTTAGCGGTCGAAGCTAGAGAGTTGTATAAGGAAGAAAAACAGCAAGAAATTTCGGGGGTTGAAGTGGAAAAGGATGAAGTGGAGGATGGTATTGAAATAACAAGGGTAAAGATCACAGATGATCAAGGAAGTCAGTTGATGGGGAGACCTGTAGGTAGTTATATAACAGTTGAAGCTAGAGGGCTTAAAAGTGCAGATGCAGATATCAAGGATAGCGTAAGTAAAGTTATGGCGAAGGAATTAGTTCATTTATTACCTAAGAAGAAAAATTTCAGCACCTTTGTTGTTGGGTTAGGTAATTGGGATGTTACTCCTGATGCCCTAGGCCCTCAGGTTGTATCAAAGATACTTGTAACAAGGCATCTATTCAAAATGTACAAAAAAACAGAAGATCCATCTATGGCATCGGTTAGTGCTATTACCCCAGGTGTTATGGGAACAACTGGCATTGAAACTAGTGACATTATTAAGGGAATTGTAGAAAAATCAAATCCTGACCTCGTTATAGCTATAGATGCCCTAGCATCAAGAAAAATGGAAAGAGTAAGTACAACTATACAGATTTCTACTACTGGAATAAGTCCTGGCTCAGGGGTAGGAAATCAAAGAAAACAATTAAATCAAGAAACCCTAGGAGTGCCAGTTATAGCTATTGGAGTTCCAACGGTAGTTGATGCAGCAACTATGACCAATGACACAATCGGTATGGTTGTAAAGGCTTTGAAAAGCCATTCCCAGAAAGGATCGGAATTCTTTAAACTGCTAGACGATATGAAAGAAGATGAAAAGTATGCATTGATCAAAGAAGTATTAGAACCCTATGGTGCCAATGTTATAGTAACAACTAAGGAGATAGATAAAATTATTACGGATATATCTCAGATTATTGCCAATGGCATAAATATAGCCCTACATCCTGGAGTTGATCTGAAGGATGTAAATAGATATCTTCAGTAG
- the rpsT gene encoding 30S ribosomal protein S20: MANIKSAKKRIKVIAKKTEQNKIRRSMMKTAIRRFNEAVEAGDVQLATEKFRYAEKKINKAATKNTIHKNNAARKISRLAKQLKQLQQVAN, encoded by the coding sequence TTGGCTAATATCAAGTCTGCTAAGAAAAGAATCAAAGTTATCGCTAAAAAGACGGAGCAAAACAAAATTAGAAGATCTATGATGAAAACTGCTATCAGAAGATTTAACGAAGCAGTTGAAGCTGGTGATGTTCAATTAGCTACTGAGAAGTTCCGTTACGCTGAAAAGAAAATCAATAAAGCAGCTACAAAAAATACTATTCATAAGAATAATGCTGCTAGAAAGATATCTAGATTAGCAAAGCAATTAAAGCAACTTCAACAAGTTGCTAATTAA
- the lepA gene encoding translation elongation factor 4, with translation MSENRQSKIRNFCIIAHIDHGKSTLADRLIEKTGLLTEREMKDQILDTMDLERERGITIKLQATRLVYNKDGEEYILNLIDTPGHVDFTYEVSRSLAACEGAVLVVDATQGVEAQTLANVYLAVNQDLEIVPVINKIDLPSSRPDEVKKEIEDVIGIEADYAPLISAKEGLNIGEVLDAIVKYVPHPEGDEQASLQALIFDSYYDSYKGAVAYVRIKQGSVKRGDKIMMMSSRKKFEVNEVGVFSPGPRSVDILKAGDVGYITASIKDVKNCRVGDTITDASNPCKEPLAGYKKATPMVYCGIYPAEGEKYDNIRDALEKLQLNDAALEFEPETSVALGFGFRCGFLGLLHMEIIQQRLDREFDLDIITTSPGVIYKVTKTDGEVLMIQNPTNLPDQSEIIHMEEPIVDAKIMAPNEFVGNVMELCQDRRGTMLHMEYIDDRRLILSYELPLNEVIYDFFDALKSKTRGYGSLDYEFKKYVKSDLVKMDILLNKETIDAFSLIVHESKAYSRGRIICERLREVIPRHMFAIPIQASIGNKVIARETIKALRKDVLAKCYGGDISRKRKLLEKQKEGKKKMRQLGSVEVPQEAFLSVLKYDENK, from the coding sequence ATGTCGGAGAATCGCCAAAGCAAGATACGAAATTTTTGTATTATCGCTCATATAGATCATGGTAAGTCAACCTTGGCCGATAGATTAATTGAAAAGACTGGTCTTCTTACAGAGAGAGAGATGAAGGATCAGATTTTAGATACAATGGATTTAGAAAGAGAAAGAGGAATAACCATTAAGCTTCAGGCTACAAGACTAGTATACAATAAGGATGGAGAAGAATATATATTAAATCTAATTGATACTCCAGGTCACGTTGATTTCACCTATGAAGTATCCCGTAGTCTGGCTGCTTGTGAAGGAGCGGTCTTAGTTGTAGATGCTACTCAAGGGGTGGAGGCACAAACCTTAGCTAATGTATATTTAGCTGTTAATCAAGACCTAGAAATTGTTCCTGTCATAAATAAAATTGATTTACCTAGCTCAAGACCTGATGAAGTAAAAAAAGAAATTGAAGATGTTATTGGAATAGAAGCTGACTATGCTCCACTGATATCAGCAAAGGAAGGCCTAAATATCGGGGAAGTTTTAGATGCTATAGTAAAGTACGTTCCCCATCCAGAAGGAGATGAACAGGCTTCTTTGCAGGCTCTTATTTTTGATTCCTATTATGATAGCTATAAAGGTGCAGTTGCTTATGTAAGAATCAAACAAGGGTCTGTTAAGCGTGGAGATAAAATAATGATGATGTCTTCCAGAAAAAAATTTGAGGTCAATGAAGTGGGGGTATTTTCTCCAGGACCAAGGTCTGTAGATATTTTAAAAGCCGGTGATGTTGGATATATTACTGCAAGTATTAAGGATGTAAAAAACTGCAGAGTTGGAGACACTATAACCGATGCAAGTAATCCCTGTAAGGAGCCCTTAGCTGGTTATAAAAAGGCTACACCTATGGTTTACTGTGGTATTTATCCAGCTGAAGGAGAAAAATATGACAATATTAGGGATGCTTTAGAAAAATTACAATTGAATGATGCGGCCCTTGAATTTGAACCAGAAACTTCCGTGGCTTTAGGATTTGGCTTTAGATGTGGATTCTTAGGATTGCTTCATATGGAAATAATACAGCAAAGATTAGATAGAGAATTTGATCTGGATATCATTACTACATCCCCAGGGGTTATATATAAAGTAACAAAGACTGATGGTGAGGTTTTGATGATTCAAAATCCAACTAATTTACCTGATCAAAGTGAGATCATTCATATGGAAGAACCTATTGTGGATGCAAAAATAATGGCCCCTAACGAATTTGTAGGAAATGTTATGGAGCTTTGTCAGGATAGAAGAGGTACTATGCTTCATATGGAATACATTGATGATAGAAGGCTTATTTTAAGCTATGAACTTCCCCTTAATGAAGTAATATATGATTTCTTCGATGCTCTTAAATCTAAAACTAGGGGATACGGTTCCTTGGATTATGAATTTAAGAAGTATGTTAAATCTGACCTAGTGAAAATGGATATATTATTGAATAAAGAAACTATAGATGCATTTTCCCTTATAGTTCATGAAAGTAAAGCATATTCAAGGGGTAGGATTATCTGTGAGAGATTGAGGGAAGTAATTCCAAGGCATATGTTTGCTATACCGATTCAAGCATCCATAGGTAATAAGGTGATTGCTCGTGAAACAATAAAGGCATTGAGAAAAGATGTATTGGCTAAATGTTATGGTGGAGATATATCACGTAAGAGAAAGCTATTAGAAAAGCAAAAAGAAGGTAAAAAGAAAATGAGACAGCTGGGTAGTGTAGAAGTTCCACAGGAAGCCTTTTTATCTGTATTAAAATACGATGAAAATAAATAA